One genomic window of Micromonospora sp. WMMD1128 includes the following:
- a CDS encoding M15 family metallopeptidase produces the protein MRRRTAAVLVVVVAALAAACQRPAPRPAPTPTPTGPRAPADVVDLATVDPSIRTDIRYATAHNFVGRPIDGYPEPLCLLTRRAAEALHRVQAAALARGRSLKVYDCYRPQRAVDEFVAWAKRPDEQQMKAEFYPDLPKDRLFADGYLGAPTAHSRASTLDLTLVPVPTPGQPDYTPGQPLRPCTAPAGDRFADDSVDMGTGFDCFDPRAHTADVRVIGAARANRELLRELMTGEGFENYPREWWHYRYVDEPYPDTWFDFPVARSSLR, from the coding sequence GTGCGCAGACGTACGGCAGCGGTCCTGGTCGTGGTGGTCGCGGCCCTCGCCGCCGCCTGCCAGCGACCGGCGCCGCGACCGGCGCCCACGCCGACCCCGACCGGCCCCCGCGCCCCGGCGGACGTCGTCGACCTGGCCACCGTCGACCCGAGCATCCGCACCGACATCAGGTACGCCACCGCGCACAACTTCGTCGGCCGGCCGATCGACGGCTACCCGGAGCCGCTCTGCCTGCTCACCCGTCGGGCCGCCGAGGCGCTGCACCGGGTGCAGGCCGCCGCGCTCGCCCGGGGCCGCAGCCTGAAGGTGTACGACTGCTACCGCCCACAGCGGGCGGTGGACGAGTTCGTCGCCTGGGCGAAGCGCCCCGACGAGCAGCAGATGAAGGCGGAGTTCTATCCCGACCTGCCGAAGGACCGGCTCTTCGCCGACGGCTACCTCGGCGCGCCCACGGCGCACAGCCGGGCCAGCACGCTCGACCTGACGCTCGTCCCGGTGCCCACCCCCGGGCAACCCGACTACACCCCCGGCCAGCCCCTGCGGCCCTGCACCGCCCCGGCCGGCGACCGTTTCGCCGACGACTCGGTCGACATGGGCACCGGCTTCGACTGCTTCGATCCCCGGGCGCACACCGCCGACGTACGGGTCATCGGCGCCGCCCGCGCGAACCGCGAGCTGCTCCGGGAGTTGATGACCGGGGAGGGGTTCGAGAACTACCCGCGCGAGTGGTGGCACTACCGGTACGTGGACGAGCCGTACCCGGACACCTGGTTCGACTTCCCGGTGGCCCGCTCGTCGTTGCGGTGA
- a CDS encoding DinB family protein, which produces METERIGPPLLAGERETLRAFLDFHRATLALKCEGLTDEQLRRQSSPPSTLSLLGLVRHMAEVERTWFRRVINAEDIPLVWSDTGDFQAAYDAADADRAEAFEAWRREVEHARRIERAAESLDVTGHQARWGEDVSLRLVMVHMLHEYARHNGHADLLREALDGTVGV; this is translated from the coding sequence GTGGAGACCGAACGGATCGGCCCGCCGCTGCTGGCCGGCGAGCGGGAGACGCTGCGCGCGTTCCTCGACTTCCACCGGGCCACGCTGGCCCTCAAGTGCGAGGGCCTGACCGACGAGCAGTTGCGCCGGCAGTCCTCGCCGCCGTCGACGCTGTCCCTGCTCGGCCTGGTCCGGCACATGGCGGAGGTGGAACGCACCTGGTTCCGGCGCGTCATCAACGCCGAGGACATCCCGCTGGTCTGGTCCGACACCGGTGACTTCCAGGCCGCGTACGACGCGGCCGACGCCGACCGCGCGGAGGCGTTCGAGGCGTGGCGACGGGAGGTCGAGCACGCCCGGCGGATCGAGCGGGCGGCCGAGTCGCTCGACGTGACCGGCCACCAGGCCCGCTGGGGCGAGGACGTCTCGCTGCGCCTGGTGATGGTGCACATGCTGCACGAGTACGCCCGGCACAACGGCCACGCCGACCTCCTCCGCGAGGCCCTCGACGGCACCGTCGGGGTGTAA
- a CDS encoding zinc-dependent alcohol dehydrogenase family protein produces the protein MKALVYGGPGEKSWSEIADPTIAGPRDAIVRVDAATICGTDLHILGGDVPEVQPGRVLGHEAVGTVVAVGDGVANLVPGDRVLASCISACGVCRYCRDGVYGQCLGGGGWILGHTVDGVQAEYARIPFADLSTYRLPESVSDEAAVLLADILPTAYEVGVLNGGVRPGDTVVVVGAGPIGLAAIQTARLFSPTHVVAVDKAQSRLDAAKRFGADLTVLADDDPLEAVRSITGGLGADVAIEAVGVPATFELCATLVRPGGRVANVGVHGAPATLHLERLWIRDVTITTGLVDTRTTPKLLDMLVAGQLDTAHMVTHRYTLDRIIEAYDVFARPAETGALKVALTR, from the coding sequence ATGAAGGCTCTCGTGTACGGCGGTCCGGGCGAGAAGTCCTGGTCCGAGATCGCGGATCCCACCATCGCCGGCCCCCGGGACGCGATTGTCCGGGTCGACGCGGCCACCATCTGCGGGACCGATCTGCACATCCTCGGCGGGGACGTGCCCGAGGTCCAGCCGGGCCGGGTGCTCGGCCACGAGGCGGTCGGCACGGTCGTGGCGGTCGGTGACGGGGTCGCCAACCTCGTCCCGGGCGATCGGGTCCTCGCCTCCTGCATCTCCGCGTGCGGCGTGTGCCGTTACTGCCGGGACGGCGTGTACGGGCAGTGCCTCGGCGGCGGCGGATGGATTCTCGGGCACACCGTCGACGGCGTGCAGGCCGAGTACGCCCGGATCCCGTTCGCCGACCTGTCCACGTACCGCCTGCCGGAGAGCGTCTCCGACGAGGCGGCCGTGCTGCTGGCCGACATCCTGCCCACCGCGTACGAGGTCGGCGTGCTCAACGGCGGGGTGCGCCCCGGCGACACCGTCGTGGTGGTCGGCGCCGGCCCGATCGGCCTGGCCGCGATCCAGACCGCCCGGCTCTTCTCGCCGACCCACGTGGTCGCCGTGGACAAGGCGCAGAGCCGGCTCGATGCGGCGAAGCGATTCGGTGCCGACCTGACCGTGCTCGCCGACGACGACCCGCTCGAAGCGGTCCGCTCGATCACCGGCGGGCTCGGCGCGGACGTGGCGATCGAGGCGGTCGGCGTGCCGGCCACCTTCGAACTGTGCGCCACGCTGGTCCGCCCCGGCGGCCGGGTCGCGAACGTCGGCGTGCACGGCGCCCCGGCGACGCTGCACCTGGAGCGGCTCTGGATCCGCGACGTCACCATCACCACCGGCCTGGTGGACACCCGCACCACGCCGAAGCTGCTGGACATGCTGGTCGCCGGCCAGCTCGACACCGCGCACATGGTGACCCACCGGTACACGCTGGACCGGATCATCGAGGCGTACGACGTGTTCGCCCGGCCGGCCGAGACCGGCGCGCTCAAGGTGGCGCTCACCCGTTGA
- a CDS encoding alpha/beta hydrolase family protein, whose amino-acid sequence MARIRCDFFSQALGMGTSMTVLLPDRGTAGIGMAGAVGDGEPPVLYLLHGLTDDDTAWTRRSSIERYVAPLGLAVVMPQVQRSFYRDEEHGNKYWTFLSEELPEVCRSFFRLSTRREDTFVAGLSMGGYGAMKWALRHPDRFAAAASLSGALDVVRRRHHPTSPLDPAVWHTVWGDRTPPDEDDTVVLLERAGDDLPALYVACGTEDFLHDDNVLFVDTARRLGRPVTVDFGPGDHDWAYWDARIADVLAWLPLRV is encoded by the coding sequence ATGGCCCGGATCCGCTGTGACTTCTTCTCCCAGGCGCTCGGCATGGGCACCTCGATGACCGTGCTGCTGCCCGACCGCGGCACGGCCGGGATCGGCATGGCCGGGGCTGTCGGTGACGGCGAACCGCCGGTGCTCTACCTGCTGCACGGCCTGACCGACGACGACACGGCGTGGACCCGGCGCTCGTCGATCGAACGCTACGTCGCCCCGCTCGGCCTGGCCGTGGTGATGCCGCAGGTGCAGCGGAGCTTCTACCGCGACGAGGAGCACGGCAACAAATACTGGACGTTCCTCAGCGAGGAACTGCCCGAGGTGTGCCGGTCGTTCTTCCGCCTGTCGACCCGCCGGGAGGACACGTTCGTCGCCGGTCTGTCGATGGGCGGCTACGGCGCGATGAAGTGGGCGCTGCGCCACCCCGACCGGTTCGCCGCGGCGGCCAGCCTCTCCGGCGCGCTCGACGTGGTGCGTCGACGTCACCACCCGACCAGCCCGCTCGACCCGGCGGTCTGGCACACCGTCTGGGGCGACCGCACCCCGCCCGACGAGGACGACACCGTGGTGCTGCTGGAACGGGCCGGCGACGACCTGCCGGCGCTCTACGTCGCGTGCGGCACCGAGGACTTCCTCCACGACGACAACGTCCTGTTCGTCGACACCGCGCGGCGGCTCGGTCGGCCGGTCACCGTCGACTTCGGTCCGGGCGACCACGACTGGGCGTACTGGGACGCGCGTATCGCCGACGTGTTGGCCTGGCTGCCGCTGCGGGTGTAA
- a CDS encoding helix-turn-helix domain-containing protein, whose product MTSGEVPVGRRVAQWRIRRRMTQQMLADRLGKSKSWVDKVERGVRSLDRFSVIQDVARVLRVEPATLVGRESRPAGSVDVEGVEGLRAALARYDLPRAATGSAAPTPDLGRRVEHAWSAYQHARHAQVMRLVPDLLDAARRAHAAGGGHGTTGLLVRVYRITASVLVKLGEPDVAWLAADRAVAVAAGDPGWTAVAAVPLGQALRATGRGRLATMVTIAAANRIAAAHDRSSAGPTLGGTLWVEAALAAASCGDAHSAAEWLGLAAEIAGRVDDRHDPHLGGFGPATVQVAHVAAAVELGDGGEAVARHEAVIGTDGWRRLPVEHRAAHLVDAARAYLQIGDLLRAGRALTEADRIAPDEIRMRPLARTVIGEVARGGPAPAGVSHLTTAIGLTRRAGQA is encoded by the coding sequence GTGACCAGCGGTGAGGTGCCGGTCGGCCGGCGGGTCGCACAGTGGCGGATCCGGCGTCGGATGACCCAGCAGATGCTCGCCGACCGGCTGGGCAAGTCGAAGAGCTGGGTCGACAAGGTCGAGCGTGGTGTGCGTAGCCTCGATCGGTTCTCCGTCATCCAGGACGTGGCCAGGGTGCTGCGGGTGGAACCGGCGACGCTTGTGGGTCGGGAGTCGCGGCCGGCGGGCAGCGTCGACGTCGAGGGCGTGGAGGGCCTGCGGGCCGCGCTGGCGCGCTACGACCTGCCGCGGGCCGCGACCGGATCCGCGGCGCCGACGCCCGACCTGGGTCGGCGGGTGGAGCACGCGTGGTCGGCGTACCAGCACGCACGTCATGCGCAGGTGATGCGGCTGGTGCCCGACCTGCTCGACGCCGCGCGACGCGCGCACGCCGCCGGTGGCGGGCACGGCACGACCGGTCTGCTGGTGCGGGTCTACCGGATCACGGCGTCGGTGCTGGTGAAGCTGGGCGAGCCGGACGTGGCGTGGCTGGCGGCCGACCGGGCCGTGGCGGTGGCCGCCGGTGACCCGGGATGGACCGCGGTCGCGGCGGTGCCGCTGGGCCAGGCGCTACGGGCCACGGGGCGCGGGCGGTTGGCGACGATGGTGACGATCGCCGCCGCGAACCGGATCGCCGCGGCGCACGACCGGTCGTCGGCGGGGCCGACGCTCGGCGGGACACTCTGGGTCGAGGCGGCTCTCGCGGCAGCGTCCTGCGGCGACGCGCACAGCGCCGCGGAGTGGCTCGGGCTGGCCGCCGAGATCGCCGGGCGGGTCGACGACCGCCACGACCCGCACCTCGGTGGGTTCGGGCCGGCGACCGTGCAGGTGGCGCACGTGGCGGCGGCGGTCGAACTCGGTGACGGCGGCGAGGCGGTCGCCCGGCACGAGGCGGTCATCGGGACGGACGGCTGGCGGCGGTTGCCCGTCGAGCACCGGGCCGCGCACCTGGTCGACGCCGCGCGGGCGTACCTCCAGATCGGTGACCTGCTCCGGGCGGGCCGCGCCCTGACCGAGGCCGACCGGATCGCGCCCGACGAGATCCGGATGCGACCGCTGGCGCGTACCGTGATCGGCGAGGTGGCGCGCGGCGGCCCGGCACCGGCCGGCGTGTCGCACCTGACGACGGCGATCGGCCTCACCCGGCGGGCCGGTCAGGCGTGA